The segment GAGGCGGCCGTCGCGCTCCCCGTCACCGAACCACCCACGGAGACGAGCGTCCGCCGCGTCGTCCGCCAGACCGACCCCGAGCCGCGCGCGCCCGACCTCGCGACGCTGCTGCGCGAACGCGGCTGGGACGACGCGGCCGTCGAGCGCGCGCCGTCGTCGTGGGCCGTCGTCGGCACCGTGATTCTGGTCTCCCTCACCGACCTCGACGCCGACGAGGAGGAGGCCGTCGGCGAGGCGCTGCTCGAACTCCACGGCGAGGCCGACACCGTCTGCGCCCGCGCGGGCGTCGACGGCGAGTTCCGCGAGCCCACCGTGCGGGTCGTCGCGGGCCTGGGCGACACCGAGACGGTCCACGTCGAGCACGGGACCCGGTACGGGCTGGACCTCGCGCGAGTCATGTTCTCCCCGGGCAACCAGGCCGAGCGCGTCCACATGGGCGAAGCCACCGGCGAGGGCGAGCGCGTGCTCGACATGTTCGCCGGCATCGGCTACTTCGCGCTGCCGATGGCCCGCGCCGGGGCGACCGTCACCGCGGTCGAGAAGAACCCCGACGCGTTCCGGTACCTCGGCGAGAACGCCGCGAACAACGCCGTCCTCGACCGGATGGAGCTCGTCCTCGGGGACTGCCGCGACGTCGAGACGACGGCCGACCGGGTCGTGATGGGCTACTACGACGCGGTCGCCCCCGCCGGGGATGGCGACGACGGCCGGAGCTACCTCGACGCCGCCTTCGACGCCGTCGTTTCGGGTGGAACGCTCCACGTCCACGCGACGGAACCGGCGGACGACCCGTGGAGCCACCCCGTCTCGCGCCTGGAAGCCGTCGGCGACGCGCACGGTCGCGAGGTGACCGTGCTCGACCGCCGCGAGGTCAAGAGCCACAGCGAGGGCGTCGTCCACGTCGTCGTCGACGCGCGGGTGGACTGACAGCCGTCCCGGGGCAGGTCCGAACCAGAAGGGATTTCCCGCTCCCGTGAGCCGTTCCGACGATGCCCTCCACACGAGACGCGGACCTGCGCTGGCTCCTCGGCGAACTCCCCTGGATACTGCTCGGCGTCGTCTCGATACTGCTCGCGACGTGGTTCGTCGAGACGGTCGGCCACCTCCTCCTCGACCTCTTCGAGTCGGTGTTCGTCCACGGGCTCGGACTCGCCCTGTCGTACGAGCTCTACGGACTGCTCCTCGACGGGGTCGATCTGGCGACGGCAGCCGTCCGCTGGACCGGCCTGTTCGGACTCGCCGCCTACGTCGTCCGCCGCGCGACGGCCTGAGGCCGAGGGATTGAAGCCCTCGGAGGCAGAAGACGGGAGTATGCCCGAGTTCAACCGCCAGCAGATCATCGCGCTCTTCTTCGTCGCGCTGATGCTGCTCTCGTCGGTCGTCGGCGTTCTCGCGGCGTTCTGAGCCGCTCCCCGACACACGTCGACCGGCCGGTCAGCCGTCGGTGTCCCACACGTCGGCCATCGGTGACCTCGACGACCCCGAGCGGCTG is part of the Haloarchaeobius litoreus genome and harbors:
- a CDS encoding class I SAM-dependent methyltransferase; translation: MNDGKRGDDNGQPGDDERGDEVDALPEVADATADGPLAVVVARERAEVAIASLRAEGVYDDDRRVQPVPEAAVALPVTEPPTETSVRRVVRQTDPEPRAPDLATLLRERGWDDAAVERAPSSWAVVGTVILVSLTDLDADEEEAVGEALLELHGEADTVCARAGVDGEFREPTVRVVAGLGDTETVHVEHGTRYGLDLARVMFSPGNQAERVHMGEATGEGERVLDMFAGIGYFALPMARAGATVTAVEKNPDAFRYLGENAANNAVLDRMELVLGDCRDVETTADRVVMGYYDAVAPAGDGDDGRSYLDAAFDAVVSGGTLHVHATEPADDPWSHPVSRLEAVGDAHGREVTVLDRREVKSHSEGVVHVVVDARVD